The Punica granatum isolate Tunisia-2019 chromosome 4, ASM765513v2, whole genome shotgun sequence genome has a window encoding:
- the LOC116204326 gene encoding GDSL esterase/lipase At1g29670-like, giving the protein MIGCTPHVLARYPRGKSQCVEEFHMPIRIYNAKLKSLVDRLNKDYSDAKFVYVDDFSNMQELLDRPSSYDQGCCSIGKNHGFSTCVPHLTPCKNRDQYVFWDAYHPTEAAYQVLVKKLFGKNARSYTYPVTILQLAELRMRLPFDGSGRRLENSV; this is encoded by the exons ATGATCGGGTGCACGCCCCATGTACTGGCACGTTATCCTCGAGGAAAATCGCAGTGCGTGGAGGAGTTTCATATGCCCATCCGAATATACAATGCCAAGCTTAAGTCCCTTGTCGATCGCTTGAACAAAGACTACTCTGATGCTAAGTTCGTCTATGTGGACGACTTTAGCAACATGCAGGAGCTCTTGGATCGCCCGTCATCATATG ATCAGGGCTGCTGCAGCATAGGGAAGAATCACGGTTTCTCCACGTGTGTACCGCACTTGACACCCTGCAAGAATAGGGACCAGTACGTGTTCTGGGACGCCTACCACCCGACAGAAGCAGCATACCAAGTCTTAGTGAAGAAGTTGTTTGGCAAAAATGCTCGATCCTACACTTACCCTGTGACTATCCTACAACTAGCAGAGCTACGAATGAGACTCCCATTTGATGGCAGTGGAAGAAGATTAGAGAATTCTGTATAA
- the LOC116204327 gene encoding GDSL esterase/lipase At4g18970-like, which translates to MPLNLGIWRIVASALVILFLSPNQRIDGAPVVPCYFIFGNSKNDNRNNNSIDTVVKANFPPFGIDYPDGPTGRFTNGKSMADLIAGVGILEETAKGLGNLATFKDQVNQHKDSISRLVKILGGNKASVMSRLSRCLYHVHLGNNDFRGNYYLPWQFSSSCKYDPGIVCQSSSRNYGQEDKGAVFISVQHAIAE; encoded by the exons ATGCCTCTTAATTTAGGGATATGGCGGATAGTGGCGTCGGCTTTAGTCATATTATTTCTATCTCCGAACCAGCGGATCGACGGAGCACCAGTGGTTCCATGCTACTTCATCTTTGGCAATTCCAAAAACGACAACAGGAACAACAACAGCATCGATACAGTGGTCAAGGCGAACTTCCCACCATTCGGGATTGATTACCCAGATGGTCCAACTGGAAGGTTCACTAATGGCAAGAGCATGGCCGATCTTATAG CTGGTGTTGGAATTTTGGAGGAAACCGCGAAGGGACTG GGAAATTTAGCAACGTTCAAGGACCAGGTGAATCAGCACAAGGACAGCATCTCAAGGCTGGTGAAGATCCTCGGAGGGAACAAGGCATCGGTCATGTCTCGCCTCAGCAGGTGCTTGTACCACGTCCATCTCGGAAACAATGACTTTCGCGGAAATTACTACTTACCCTGGCAGTTTTCCAGCAGTTGCAAGTATGACCCCGGAATTGTTTGCCAATCTTCTAGTCGAAACTATGGCCAAGAGGATAAGGGTGCGGTATTTATTTCTGTACAGCATGCTATTGCAGAATAA